In one window of Legionella fallonii LLAP-10 DNA:
- a CDS encoding type I polyketide synthase produces the protein MTPEKQNFNCTVIELFEAQVKKHAESIALKDKNIEYTYAALNAKANQFARILKLKSVKEGDFVAILLEPSVEFFICILAIIKLGAVYVPLDTLAPQQRLHEIIQDAKPKVVITHEEYQRNLLGVEANSYLIRHLHLESLSQSSKNSKTTVSPTSPVYMIYTSGSTGKPKGVAIAHRSLVNLALIDNIIQIKEGEKTGQFCNLAFDGSVFETWVALLNGASLHIIPNEARKNHNQLKKVIKEFQIRYLLIPTGYFHQLIKSYPETLDYLHTISFGGEQVNAHLLKNFIEYRKKSDIPTTLVNVYGPTEATVFSCCNTIHRDKDYTEEQLASIGFKTANTKTYILDEHHHRTNEGELWVSGVHLAINYHNSPEQTEEKFIKNPFSRDVLFSRMYKTGDRVRQLPTGELLYLGRVDDQVKIGGFRIHLSEVEQELMNHDAVSLASVTVEIGGGAHKFLTAYIVFNSKDTPIHADEIRHFLAQKLPPYMLPAKYVMVDKLPLTAIGKIDRTKLDKIAHTDLSFHMDTSSANPIEETIKNIWKHLLNRSSIEPNKNLFDLGANSLLITDACSQINKALQCDLQIVDILTHPTIHKLSRFLEGDLDTQLIRKVKKYTSQDIAIIGMSCRFPKARNVDEFWHNLCQGTHCLTRFDEDALPYSLLANKEFVPVKGILEDSAQFDAHFFGFNPVDAKITDPQHRIFLECAWEALEHAAIAPSKMKSKVISLFSGMTDSTYLKENLLKSQWFCNEFDSVHQRIATSMGMLSTQVSYRLNFKGRSVNVNTACSTGLVTVDHACQDLILGQSDIALAGASSIAVPEVQGYFYQNGSIVSPDGYCRPFSSQANGTVFSNGVGVVVLKRLEDAIKDKNTIYAVIKGRGINNDGIDKLGFTAPSISGQISCIREALVQAQIKAEEIGFLEAHGTATALGDVIEIKALTSVYREQTDQTQFCALGSVKANIGHTDATAGIAGIIKTALSLYHKKIPPLIHYKKPNPDLSLSESPFFVNTKLLDWNSSSKRYAGVSAFGIGGTNSHIILSEYQPQEEECSVAPLNEELILLSAKTEKALEQSRSNLKHYLKSSMNSSLGDIAFTLHTGREDFQWRQFVVGKTIEEACSELKRKKHLFFDEEIHHSVVFMFSGQGMQYAQMAMELFETIPLFAQYLTLGAQFAQAYLHCDLLSMIRDKNSNKLKETQYAQPALFIVEYALAKVLMECGVIPEVLIGHSIGEYVAACIAEVFSFEDAIALVCERGLLMSKAPTGAMLSLETTKETLINNYLNIADVDIALHNATNQFVLAGSDTEISKLEEYLINDKKPSQRLKVSHAFHSRFMESIEKPFKEMFTNIKCQAPKIPIISNVTSDWLSATEATSPDYWYQHLRHTVQFSDSIHRILQDKHPLFVEVGPGHSLCGFVKELSANKANTLFTLPNHQQLTTDRFQLLSTLGELWTKGVPINLNALGETKKRQCIPLPTYPFQKQRYWVEPDQRSIVTNDAGALYKPVWSYEAIEHHPPSHLNEFNYILFKDKTGIGEQIAEILIKQGIKPIVIEQGQEFKQLSPTHFTINVSEPSHYTQLMSSLKDTLHHPIILHCFSYDDVQEEFLDTAQIEHRLHLGFYSLLYMTQSLLSELGTTIPIHVALITSGTQRIVGTENICPINASLLGSSRVIPLEHHNISCEFIDINTKDNVALILNDLLNSSGQKQKEKSHKVTAYRNGYRWELSYAPFQSKTPSNRFSDHGIYLITGGLGGIGLALSNAIARHAVSPTLILCSRKAIPPQSDWSDIAADPAHPYHTKIEQLHQLKELGANIECFQADIGNYEEVVDVVTFCKNNFGRINGVIHAAGIAGGGLIQLKTKEAVHQVLVSKIHGTYHLAKALQEFNLDFVVLMSSIASITGEQGQMDYCAANACLDSFAQSHLFHTSCLLNINWNTWREVGMSVETNRPEDMSLFSRGNTISPTQGQELFLKALASRCSNLVTSNYSVEEYDQLIRDNKPIIDEEHKVSRDTFHMNQEFKAPKGPIEKQLATLWQENLHIVAIGREDDFFALGGHSLKALTLIEHINTTLGTHLSIQHLYQAPTIAQLAEVIGADRAQSEIDIVVPLKKLNSKQYPFFFCHPASGMIYCFNDFLAQWDYPISVYGLQDPSIASGALLFDSISSMAYAYMNAIKKIQPHGPYFLVGYSLGGTLMHEVAHLLKKHNEPIGLLAMIDSWCTFSAQQQSKDHFIEAYLSKELKANKDLADLAWDRMNLLMHHKPSNIQQDMVLFKASELNKDYLEINDSLNGWEQYNSGTIICHTIKANHDTIIREGCTFIVQKLIKYRDIGEHTNTLFDT, from the coding sequence ATGACACCGGAGAAACAGAATTTCAATTGTACAGTAATCGAGTTATTTGAGGCTCAAGTAAAAAAACATGCAGAGAGCATCGCTCTTAAAGACAAAAACATTGAATATACCTATGCGGCTTTAAATGCAAAAGCAAATCAATTCGCCAGAATCTTAAAATTAAAGTCAGTCAAGGAAGGTGATTTTGTCGCTATTTTATTAGAGCCCAGCGTTGAATTCTTTATTTGCATCCTGGCAATTATAAAATTAGGTGCCGTTTATGTACCACTGGATACACTTGCACCACAACAAAGGCTGCACGAAATTATTCAAGATGCCAAACCCAAAGTGGTGATTACCCATGAAGAATACCAACGCAATCTTTTGGGAGTCGAGGCAAATAGCTATCTTATAAGACATCTTCATTTAGAATCACTCAGTCAATCCAGCAAAAACAGTAAAACGACGGTGAGCCCAACATCTCCTGTGTACATGATTTATACTTCCGGCTCTACTGGAAAACCCAAAGGGGTCGCCATCGCCCATCGATCGTTAGTGAATCTGGCGCTAATTGATAACATTATCCAAATAAAAGAAGGTGAAAAAACAGGGCAATTTTGTAATTTAGCCTTTGATGGCAGTGTATTTGAAACATGGGTAGCTCTTTTAAACGGAGCAAGTCTTCACATTATTCCTAATGAAGCCAGAAAAAATCATAATCAACTCAAAAAAGTAATTAAAGAATTTCAGATCCGTTACTTACTGATTCCAACAGGATATTTTCATCAATTAATAAAATCATATCCCGAGACATTGGATTATTTGCATACCATTTCATTCGGCGGAGAACAGGTTAATGCTCACCTTCTAAAAAACTTTATTGAGTACAGGAAAAAATCGGACATCCCGACAACATTAGTGAATGTTTATGGTCCCACCGAAGCGACGGTCTTTTCTTGCTGTAATACTATCCATCGTGACAAGGACTATACAGAGGAACAGCTCGCAAGCATCGGTTTTAAAACAGCCAATACAAAGACTTATATTTTAGATGAACACCATCACCGCACCAACGAAGGGGAGCTTTGGGTAAGTGGTGTGCATTTGGCTATAAATTACCATAATAGCCCGGAGCAAACAGAAGAAAAATTTATCAAAAATCCTTTCTCTCGTGATGTCCTTTTTTCAAGAATGTATAAAACCGGTGACCGAGTGCGTCAGTTACCCACTGGAGAATTATTGTATTTGGGTCGTGTGGATGATCAAGTAAAAATCGGTGGCTTTAGAATCCATTTAAGTGAAGTAGAACAAGAACTCATGAACCATGATGCGGTAAGCTTGGCTTCTGTTACCGTAGAAATTGGTGGAGGAGCCCACAAATTTCTTACAGCCTATATTGTCTTTAATTCAAAAGATACTCCCATACATGCAGATGAAATTCGCCATTTTCTTGCTCAAAAACTACCACCTTATATGCTTCCTGCTAAGTACGTTATGGTAGACAAATTACCATTAACCGCTATTGGTAAAATTGATAGAACAAAATTAGATAAGATAGCCCATACTGATTTATCATTTCATATGGATACCTCATCAGCAAATCCCATTGAAGAAACCATTAAAAACATCTGGAAACATTTATTAAACCGTTCAAGTATTGAACCCAATAAAAATCTATTTGATTTGGGAGCTAATTCATTACTCATTACAGACGCGTGCTCACAAATTAATAAAGCACTGCAGTGTGACTTACAAATAGTGGACATTTTAACCCACCCCACCATTCATAAACTAAGTCGCTTTCTGGAGGGCGATTTAGATACACAACTCATACGAAAGGTAAAAAAATATACCTCTCAAGATATAGCAATCATCGGGATGAGCTGCCGATTCCCTAAAGCACGAAATGTTGATGAATTTTGGCATAACTTATGTCAAGGGACACATTGCCTTACTCGTTTTGATGAGGATGCGCTCCCCTATTCTCTTTTAGCAAACAAAGAGTTCGTTCCCGTTAAAGGAATCTTAGAAGATAGCGCTCAATTTGACGCGCACTTTTTTGGCTTTAATCCAGTGGATGCCAAAATTACAGATCCACAACACCGTATCTTTCTTGAATGCGCTTGGGAAGCGCTTGAGCATGCCGCCATTGCCCCAAGTAAAATGAAATCCAAAGTCATCAGTCTTTTTTCGGGAATGACCGATAGCACTTATTTAAAGGAAAATTTATTAAAGAGCCAATGGTTTTGTAATGAGTTCGACAGCGTTCATCAACGAATCGCAACCAGTATGGGAATGCTCAGTACACAAGTTTCCTATCGCCTCAATTTCAAGGGACGAAGTGTGAATGTCAATACGGCGTGTTCCACAGGGCTTGTGACAGTAGATCATGCGTGTCAGGATTTAATACTTGGGCAAAGCGATATTGCCCTTGCTGGTGCAAGCTCTATAGCCGTTCCAGAGGTACAAGGATATTTTTATCAAAATGGAAGTATTGTTTCGCCTGATGGTTATTGCAGACCGTTTTCATCGCAAGCCAATGGCACAGTGTTTTCTAATGGTGTTGGTGTTGTTGTGTTAAAACGGTTGGAAGATGCAATAAAGGATAAAAATACCATTTATGCGGTTATCAAAGGACGTGGCATTAATAATGATGGAATAGATAAATTAGGATTTACGGCACCGAGTATCAGTGGGCAAATATCGTGCATTAGAGAAGCACTGGTTCAAGCGCAGATTAAGGCAGAAGAAATAGGTTTTCTTGAGGCCCATGGGACTGCAACCGCATTAGGGGATGTTATTGAAATAAAAGCGTTGACCTCAGTGTATCGCGAACAGACAGATCAAACTCAATTTTGTGCGTTAGGTTCCGTTAAAGCCAACATCGGACATACGGATGCTACAGCAGGAATTGCAGGCATTATTAAAACAGCGCTTAGTCTTTATCATAAGAAAATTCCACCCTTAATTCATTATAAAAAACCAAATCCAGATTTATCACTCTCCGAAAGCCCCTTTTTTGTTAATACGAAACTTTTAGATTGGAATAGCTCTTCAAAACGCTATGCGGGTGTCAGTGCATTTGGAATAGGCGGCACCAACTCTCATATCATTTTAAGTGAATATCAACCCCAAGAGGAAGAATGTTCTGTTGCGCCATTAAACGAAGAATTAATCCTACTTTCAGCAAAAACAGAAAAAGCGTTAGAGCAAAGCAGGTCTAACCTCAAACATTACCTAAAAAGTAGCATGAATTCGAGCCTTGGCGATATAGCGTTTACACTGCATACAGGCAGAGAAGATTTTCAGTGGCGCCAATTTGTCGTTGGTAAAACAATTGAAGAAGCATGCAGCGAATTAAAAAGGAAAAAGCATCTGTTTTTTGATGAAGAAATCCATCATAGTGTGGTCTTCATGTTTAGCGGCCAAGGCATGCAGTACGCGCAGATGGCTATGGAATTATTTGAAACAATTCCTCTATTTGCTCAATACCTAACCCTTGGCGCACAGTTTGCACAAGCCTATTTGCATTGCGATTTACTGTCAATGATTCGTGACAAAAATTCCAATAAGCTGAAAGAGACGCAATATGCGCAACCTGCATTGTTTATCGTGGAATATGCTTTAGCAAAAGTACTAATGGAATGTGGTGTGATACCTGAAGTCCTTATTGGTCATAGTATTGGAGAATATGTTGCCGCCTGTATTGCCGAGGTATTTTCTTTTGAAGATGCTATAGCGTTGGTCTGTGAACGCGGGCTGTTAATGTCAAAAGCCCCAACAGGTGCCATGCTGTCTCTTGAAACAACTAAAGAAACACTGATAAACAACTACCTTAACATAGCTGATGTCGATATTGCCTTACATAATGCAACGAATCAGTTCGTTTTAGCAGGCAGTGATACAGAGATTTCCAAATTAGAAGAATATCTGATAAACGATAAAAAGCCCTCTCAACGATTGAAGGTCAGTCATGCATTCCATAGTCGTTTTATGGAGTCGATTGAAAAACCATTCAAAGAGATGTTCACCAACATCAAGTGTCAAGCCCCCAAGATACCTATTATTTCCAATGTGACTTCCGATTGGCTCTCTGCTACTGAGGCAACCAGCCCTGATTATTGGTATCAACATCTTCGTCACACGGTTCAATTTAGCGACAGCATCCATCGTATCCTTCAAGATAAGCATCCATTATTTGTCGAAGTGGGGCCAGGACACAGTTTATGTGGATTCGTTAAAGAACTCTCCGCAAATAAAGCCAACACTTTGTTCACACTTCCCAATCATCAGCAACTGACCACAGATAGGTTTCAGTTACTTTCAACATTAGGCGAATTATGGACAAAAGGTGTGCCCATTAATTTAAACGCTCTTGGAGAAACGAAGAAGCGTCAATGTATTCCCTTACCGACGTATCCTTTCCAAAAACAACGGTATTGGGTGGAGCCCGATCAACGTTCTATTGTTACAAATGATGCAGGCGCTCTTTATAAGCCCGTATGGTCTTATGAAGCAATAGAGCATCATCCCCCTTCTCACCTAAATGAGTTTAACTATATTCTTTTTAAAGATAAGACTGGCATTGGTGAACAAATCGCTGAAATATTAATAAAACAAGGGATTAAACCCATTGTTATTGAGCAAGGCCAAGAATTTAAGCAACTTTCTCCGACACATTTCACAATAAATGTGAGTGAGCCATCTCATTACACGCAACTCATGTCCTCATTAAAAGACACACTTCATCACCCCATTATCCTTCATTGTTTTAGTTATGATGATGTCCAAGAAGAGTTTCTTGATACTGCTCAAATCGAACATCGATTACATCTTGGCTTCTACAGTCTTTTATATATGACTCAATCCTTGTTAAGCGAGTTAGGAACAACGATACCTATTCATGTAGCACTGATCACCTCAGGTACACAACGTATTGTTGGTACGGAAAATATATGCCCAATTAATGCAAGTCTATTAGGTTCCTCTCGGGTAATACCACTAGAACATCACAATATTTCCTGCGAATTCATTGACATCAATACAAAAGACAATGTTGCTCTTATTCTTAACGATTTACTTAATTCTTCTGGGCAAAAACAGAAAGAGAAATCTCATAAAGTAACCGCTTATAGGAACGGTTATCGCTGGGAGTTGTCCTATGCTCCCTTTCAAAGTAAAACGCCATCTAATCGATTTTCCGATCATGGCATCTATCTCATCACCGGAGGATTAGGGGGTATCGGCCTTGCATTAAGTAATGCCATCGCACGCCATGCCGTGTCGCCAACATTGATACTCTGCTCAAGAAAGGCAATTCCCCCTCAATCTGATTGGAGTGACATAGCAGCAGATCCCGCTCATCCCTATCACACAAAAATAGAGCAATTACACCAATTAAAAGAGCTTGGAGCCAATATAGAGTGCTTTCAAGCAGACATCGGGAACTATGAAGAAGTGGTCGATGTAGTGACGTTTTGTAAAAACAACTTTGGACGCATCAACGGAGTAATTCATGCTGCGGGTATTGCTGGTGGTGGCTTAATCCAACTTAAGACCAAAGAAGCTGTTCATCAAGTTCTGGTGTCTAAAATTCATGGAACCTATCACTTGGCTAAAGCACTTCAAGAATTTAATCTTGATTTTGTTGTACTCATGTCATCTATTGCTTCAATAACCGGTGAACAAGGGCAAATGGATTATTGTGCGGCGAATGCATGCCTGGATTCTTTTGCTCAAAGCCACTTGTTCCATACCTCATGTCTTCTGAATATAAACTGGAATACTTGGCGTGAGGTTGGAATGAGTGTTGAAACCAATAGACCAGAAGATATGAGTTTATTTTCTCGGGGAAATACCATAAGCCCGACACAAGGACAAGAACTGTTTCTAAAAGCGCTCGCTAGCCGTTGTTCTAACCTCGTTACATCTAACTATAGTGTGGAAGAATATGATCAATTAATTCGTGACAATAAACCCATTATTGATGAAGAACATAAAGTATCTCGCGATACATTTCATATGAATCAGGAATTTAAAGCACCTAAAGGACCTATTGAAAAGCAACTTGCAACATTATGGCAAGAAAATCTTCATATTGTTGCAATAGGTAGAGAGGATGATTTTTTTGCTTTAGGTGGCCATTCACTAAAAGCACTGACTCTTATTGAGCACATTAATACGACTCTTGGAACTCATTTATCCATTCAACATTTATACCAAGCACCAACTATTGCACAGCTAGCGGAAGTAATTGGTGCAGACCGTGCCCAAAGTGAAATTGACATCGTTGTGCCATTAAAAAAACTAAATTCCAAACAATATCCCTTCTTTTTTTGTCATCCTGCTAGTGGCATGATTTATTGTTTTAATGATTTTCTCGCACAGTGGGACTACCCCATATCGGTATATGGCCTTCAAGATCCAAGTATCGCTTCAGGAGCATTGCTTTTTGACAGTATTTCATCGATGGCTTATGCATACATGAATGCTATAAAAAAAATTCAGCCCCATGGCCCCTATTTCTTAGTAGGCTATTCTTTAGGAGGAACCTTGATGCACGAGGTAGCTCATTTACTTAAAAAGCACAACGAACCCATTGGATTACTAGCCATGATCGACAGTTGGTGCACTTTTTCAGCCCAACAGCAGTCCAAGGATCATTTTATTGAGGCCTATCTATCCAAAGAACTCAAAGCAAATAAAGATTTAGCTGATCTAGCCTGGGATAGAATGAACTTACTAATGCATCATAAACCAAGCAACATCCAACAAGATATGGTCTTATTTAAAGCTTCGGAGTTAAACAAAGACTATTTGGAGATTAATGATTCTTTAAATGGATGGGAACAATATAATTCAGGCACAATTATCTGTCATACTATAAAAGCAAATCACGATACAATTATTCGTGAAGGATGTACCTTTATAGTTCAAAAATTAATTAAATATAGAGATATTGGTGAACACACTAACACTTTGTTTGACACATAA
- a CDS encoding pyridoxal phosphate-dependent decarboxylase family protein — MLTFITGLLKSAVAGFDETLQDTPAHQIVLATAAVLLLWQQYPAIAQAYRARNNTTYKQRVIDVAYSLGKNLPQVQAYLKKELNKDLQSTQDKLRKQRSEMALQDKIPDEGTSPELILKEFGIDPETCLFNFAAVKNGDEAREFTVQQGDGQDSGALYAVHPQELTELLKEVYAKTSLTNPLHDKWSRVIAMQAEVIRWCQELFNGSKDGYGLITHGGSTSIIEAMAAYVIHARAKGIANPEIVVPETAHAAFKKAADLTGAKLITVPVDPKTGAVTAAEMRKYISRNTAVIVGSAPSYMNGINDPIDDLGQLAQEKGVPFHVDACLGGFLTAFLDTSKKPMDFRVKGVTSISADLHKYGCCPKGTSACLFSKDSPALSVYAALNWSGGLYTTPGILDGSTSGARVAEIYATLSYYGRNKYQEISANIVTLRQRLQDRVDQLCKSDDAGKREIYVYGNPQWSILGFRSDTLNPHFIADELDKRGWKLNLLQKPDGFHLCITHVHTLVEGFEDKFINDLKDSIAAVKQYPADKKPTGNVKVYGTIGILPTAVQEIVCTQYQKARLFYEATCSRLGLFSPPKREEEKTKEDRSDNELVM; from the coding sequence ATGCTGACTTTTATTACTGGACTATTAAAAAGCGCTGTTGCAGGATTTGATGAAACACTCCAAGACACGCCGGCGCATCAGATCGTTCTTGCAACGGCCGCAGTTTTATTACTATGGCAGCAATACCCTGCAATCGCTCAAGCTTATCGTGCGAGAAATAATACAACCTATAAACAACGTGTCATTGATGTGGCCTATAGTCTGGGTAAAAACTTACCTCAAGTACAAGCTTACCTGAAAAAGGAACTGAATAAAGATCTGCAAAGTACCCAAGATAAATTGCGAAAACAACGTTCGGAAATGGCACTACAAGACAAAATCCCCGATGAAGGCACTTCGCCCGAATTGATTTTAAAAGAGTTTGGCATTGATCCAGAAACATGTCTTTTTAATTTTGCAGCAGTAAAAAATGGGGATGAAGCAAGAGAATTTACCGTACAACAAGGAGATGGCCAGGATTCAGGGGCACTGTATGCAGTCCATCCTCAAGAACTCACTGAATTGCTCAAGGAAGTTTATGCCAAAACTTCTTTAACCAATCCTTTGCATGATAAATGGTCGCGTGTTATTGCCATGCAAGCAGAGGTGATTCGTTGGTGCCAAGAGTTATTTAATGGCTCTAAAGACGGTTATGGTTTAATCACCCATGGCGGCTCTACGAGTATTATTGAGGCAATGGCTGCCTATGTCATTCATGCCCGCGCCAAAGGCATTGCAAATCCCGAGATTGTAGTTCCAGAAACGGCACATGCAGCATTTAAAAAAGCAGCAGATCTAACAGGGGCAAAACTGATCACCGTTCCCGTCGATCCGAAAACTGGTGCTGTTACAGCAGCAGAAATGCGAAAATATATTTCGCGCAACACCGCTGTGATAGTGGGCTCTGCTCCATCCTATATGAATGGCATCAATGATCCCATTGATGATCTTGGGCAATTAGCACAAGAAAAAGGAGTTCCATTTCACGTCGATGCCTGTTTGGGGGGATTTCTAACTGCTTTCTTGGATACTTCTAAAAAACCTATGGACTTTCGTGTTAAAGGGGTTACTTCTATTTCGGCGGATTTACATAAATACGGCTGTTGTCCTAAAGGAACCTCTGCCTGTCTTTTTAGCAAAGATTCTCCGGCCTTATCAGTCTATGCTGCTTTAAACTGGTCTGGTGGACTTTATACTACCCCAGGCATTCTAGATGGTTCAACCAGTGGTGCGCGAGTAGCAGAGATCTATGCCACCCTCTCGTATTATGGACGTAACAAATACCAAGAAATTTCTGCAAATATTGTGACACTACGCCAACGCTTGCAAGACCGAGTTGATCAATTATGTAAATCGGATGATGCAGGTAAGCGTGAGATCTATGTTTATGGAAACCCACAGTGGTCCATATTAGGCTTTCGTAGCGATACATTAAATCCGCACTTCATTGCTGATGAATTAGACAAGCGAGGTTGGAAACTCAATTTGCTGCAAAAGCCCGATGGATTTCATTTGTGTATAACCCATGTCCACACTTTGGTAGAAGGTTTTGAGGATAAATTTATTAACGATCTTAAGGATTCTATCGCTGCTGTCAAACAATATCCTGCGGATAAAAAACCAACAGGCAATGTAAAGGTCTATGGTACCATAGGAATACTGCCCACCGCAGTGCAAGAAATAGTATGCACCCAATATCAAAAAGCTCGTCTGTTTTATGAAGCAACTTGCAGTAGATTAGGATTGTTTTCGCCTCCTAAGAGGGAAGAAGAAAAAACTAAAGAGGATCGATCCGATAACGAGCTGGTTATGTGA
- a CDS encoding ATP-binding protein, producing MNTLTLCLTHNDFPLFGQALSLEDVSLLVLNQNMELEFINEVAQKTLNIQLCTTDKKQNFFQLWEQLNFAPILNQQGNIIPNTVMHVGAHSLYWEKKNVLVDQKNHIFLMGKNANTALSFLKKIGKAIYAELGYEPQNKSTANEYVKEISNYYTSVIDKIPCYIYWKNLRSEYLGCNKLAAQFFGFKSTTDIIGKSDFDLFQDPDFAKRYQEQDTQVFLTGNPMLNIRSDLKDHEGNIANTLVSKVPITDLSGIIIGLVGITVDVTELTQAKEAAEAANHAKTEFIANMSHDIRTPLTGVIGMSKELEETVENPIQKEEAHMLHDSGKELLSMLNGILDDVRAGYMNQDDVQIKTFDLHQCIDDLVKLERPTTVMKHLELKVDIEKSVPPYIRSDRKKIQRILLNLLGNAIKFTEKGSIIIHIARLESSGQELRLRFKVTDTGIGIPKEEQDKVFDRFFRATPSYQGLYKGHGLGLHIAQSYVNLLGGHIALISEEGKGTTIYFDIPYKRSRAKKTKKTQTLTVHNTSIPQAPVIKEQPLPVVSLNANQNSPCILLVEDNNVALKILELLASRVGCRFKSAMSGEDALELVQSNQFDLMITDIGLPGISGIELTRKIREWEKSLSKNPIPIIGLTGHAQDEAEDECSNAGMNQIFSKPATLQLIESLVNEYALHKGSTTN from the coding sequence GTGAACACACTAACACTTTGTTTGACACATAATGATTTTCCCTTGTTTGGACAAGCACTCTCATTAGAGGATGTCTCATTACTTGTTCTTAATCAGAACATGGAGTTAGAATTCATTAATGAAGTGGCACAAAAAACACTGAATATCCAACTGTGCACAACAGACAAGAAACAGAATTTTTTTCAATTATGGGAACAATTAAATTTTGCTCCCATTTTAAATCAACAAGGCAATATCATTCCTAACACCGTGATGCACGTAGGAGCACACTCTCTTTACTGGGAAAAGAAAAACGTATTAGTCGATCAAAAGAACCATATCTTCCTAATGGGTAAGAATGCCAATACAGCACTTTCTTTTCTCAAAAAAATTGGAAAGGCCATCTATGCAGAGTTAGGATATGAACCTCAAAATAAGTCTACTGCCAATGAATATGTAAAAGAAATTTCTAACTATTATACTTCGGTGATTGATAAAATTCCTTGTTATATCTATTGGAAAAATCTCCGGTCAGAATATTTAGGGTGCAATAAGTTAGCAGCACAATTCTTTGGATTTAAATCAACTACAGATATTATTGGAAAAAGTGACTTTGATCTATTCCAAGATCCAGATTTTGCAAAAAGATATCAGGAACAAGACACTCAAGTATTTTTAACCGGCAATCCCATGTTAAACATTAGATCGGATCTTAAAGATCACGAGGGCAATATTGCCAATACATTAGTCAGCAAAGTACCGATTACCGATCTGTCAGGCATCATCATTGGACTCGTAGGAATTACTGTTGATGTAACCGAGCTAACCCAAGCCAAAGAAGCAGCAGAAGCGGCAAATCATGCTAAAACAGAATTTATTGCCAACATGAGTCATGATATTCGAACACCACTCACCGGTGTTATCGGCATGTCGAAAGAGCTGGAAGAAACTGTGGAAAATCCGATCCAAAAGGAAGAAGCACATATGCTTCATGATAGTGGTAAAGAATTATTAAGCATGTTAAACGGTATTCTTGACGATGTTCGTGCAGGCTACATGAATCAAGATGACGTTCAGATAAAAACATTTGATTTGCATCAATGCATTGACGATTTAGTAAAACTCGAGCGTCCAACGACGGTTATGAAGCATCTTGAACTCAAGGTAGATATCGAGAAATCAGTACCTCCATATATCCGAAGTGATCGTAAAAAAATTCAAAGAATTCTTTTAAATTTATTAGGTAATGCCATTAAGTTTACTGAAAAAGGCTCCATCATCATTCATATAGCACGTCTTGAGTCGTCTGGACAGGAGCTTCGTTTACGGTTCAAAGTAACTGATACAGGAATTGGAATTCCAAAAGAGGAGCAAGATAAAGTATTTGACCGTTTTTTTCGCGCCACTCCTTCTTATCAAGGACTTTATAAAGGGCATGGCCTTGGACTTCATATTGCACAATCATACGTCAATTTATTAGGTGGGCACATTGCTCTGATAAGTGAGGAAGGAAAAGGGACTACCATTTATTTTGATATCCCTTATAAACGAAGCAGAGCTAAAAAGACAAAGAAAACTCAGACATTGACGGTACACAATACATCTATTCCCCAAGCCCCGGTAATAAAAGAACAACCTCTTCCTGTAGTATCACTAAATGCGAATCAAAATTCTCCCTGCATATTATTAGTAGAAGACAATAATGTCGCATTAAAAATATTGGAGCTTCTTGCATCAAGAGTAGGATGTCGCTTTAAATCGGCCATGTCAGGAGAAGATGCATTGGAGTTAGTCCAGTCGAATCAATTTGATCTGATGATTACAGATATTGGACTTCCAGGAATATCAGGAATTGAACTGACGCGTAAAATCCGTGAATGGGAAAAATCACTCTCAAAAAATCCGATACCTATAATAGGACTAACAGGACACGCTCAAGATGAAGCTGAAGACGAATGCAGTAACGCAGGAATGAACCAAATATTTTCAAAACCAGCCACTTTGCAATTGATTGAGTCTCTTGTCAATGAGTATGCATTACATAAAGGAAGCACCACTAATTAG